The Desulfuromonas versatilis genome has a segment encoding these proteins:
- a CDS encoding ABC transporter permease, translating into MRLEPRDNISLVMAVGGPVLAVAAALGLCSVLIAWSGASVPQAYASLFKGALGSRFAISETLTRATPLILTGLAAAVAFRAKLWNIGGEGQFYAGACAATLLGTGAVSLPPYLMLPVLFGAGALAGGLLLLVPTLLKTRLKVDEVVTTLLLNFIVLLFVNYLLFGPWKDPMAMGWPQAAPVIDQGVLPKLLARTRLHAGFLVALAGAAVSWALMRFTIWGYEIRAVGANQKAADFAGIPVGRTVVRTALISGGLAGLAGVSELCGLKGYLTLDLSPGFGYTGIVVAMLAGLNPLGVILAACFVAVVYNGADSMSRALAVSNYIADVITATALLTVLVSMLLTRYRIRWK; encoded by the coding sequence ATGCGTCTGGAACCTCGTGACAATATCTCCCTGGTCATGGCGGTGGGCGGACCGGTGCTGGCGGTGGCCGCCGCACTGGGGCTCTGCTCGGTGCTGATCGCCTGGTCGGGCGCCTCGGTCCCCCAGGCCTATGCCAGCCTCTTCAAGGGGGCCCTCGGGTCGCGTTTCGCCATCAGCGAAACCCTGACCCGGGCCACCCCGCTGATCCTCACCGGCCTGGCCGCCGCGGTGGCTTTCCGGGCCAAGCTCTGGAACATCGGCGGCGAGGGGCAGTTTTATGCCGGGGCCTGTGCCGCCACCCTGCTGGGGACCGGTGCCGTCTCCCTGCCGCCCTACCTGATGCTGCCGGTTCTGTTTGGCGCCGGCGCGCTGGCCGGCGGACTGCTGCTGCTGGTGCCGACCCTGCTCAAGACCCGCCTCAAGGTCGACGAGGTGGTGACCACGCTGCTGCTCAACTTCATCGTGCTGCTGTTCGTCAACTACCTGCTGTTCGGGCCGTGGAAGGATCCGATGGCCATGGGCTGGCCCCAGGCGGCGCCGGTCATCGACCAGGGGGTGCTTCCCAAACTGCTCGCCCGCACCCGGCTGCATGCCGGATTCCTGGTCGCCCTGGCCGGGGCGGCTGTCTCCTGGGCGCTGATGCGCTTCACCATCTGGGGGTACGAGATCCGCGCGGTCGGGGCCAATCAGAAGGCCGCCGATTTCGCCGGGATCCCGGTCGGGCGGACGGTGGTGCGCACTGCCCTGATCAGCGGGGGGCTCGCCGGGCTGGCCGGAGTCAGCGAGCTCTGCGGCCTCAAGGGCTACCTGACCCTCGATTTGTCGCCGGGCTTCGGCTACACCGGCATCGTGGTGGCGATGCTGGCCGGGCTCAACCCCCTCGGCGTGATCCTCGCCGCCTGCTTCGTGGCGGTGGTCTATAACGGCGCCGACTCGATGAGCCGGGCCCTGGCGGTCTCCAATTACATCGCCGATGTCATTACCGCCACCGCCCTTTTGACGGTGCTGGTCAGCATGCTGCTGACCCGCTACCGCATCCGCTGGAAATAG
- a CDS encoding ABC transporter permease, which translates to MTDLFDFILTAGFWVATLRMATPLIFGTLGELVCERSGVLNLGIEGIMTAGSMAGWMWVYQGGSLWGGVLFAACVGAAFGLLHSLFTVYLGLSQHVTGLGITMLASSLSYFVFRMMLPNATTPPKIVPFETWQVPGLSALPYIGEALFSQSPLTWLALALIVGVGYALFYTPLGLAVRMVGENPMAAEAQGLNVHLVRTGAVVFGSALMAVGGTFLTLSAFDAFYIGMTNGRGWICVALVVFASWRPGKALLGALLFATFDAIQMRVQQQATSAIPYQFYLMAPYVLSILALIIMSRRAAYPKALLVPFRRGER; encoded by the coding sequence ATGACCGATCTTTTTGATTTCATCCTCACCGCCGGCTTCTGGGTCGCCACCCTGCGCATGGCCACGCCGCTGATCTTCGGCACGCTCGGTGAACTGGTCTGCGAACGCTCGGGGGTGCTCAACCTGGGCATCGAAGGGATCATGACAGCCGGCTCCATGGCCGGCTGGATGTGGGTCTACCAGGGGGGAAGCCTCTGGGGCGGGGTGCTGTTCGCCGCCTGCGTGGGCGCGGCCTTCGGCCTGCTGCACAGCCTCTTCACCGTCTACCTCGGCCTCTCCCAGCACGTGACCGGGCTGGGCATCACCATGCTCGCCTCTTCGTTGAGCTACTTCGTGTTCCGCATGATGCTGCCCAACGCCACCACCCCGCCCAAGATCGTCCCCTTCGAAACCTGGCAGGTCCCCGGGCTCTCGGCACTGCCCTATATCGGCGAGGCGCTGTTCAGCCAGTCGCCGCTGACCTGGCTGGCCCTGGCGCTGATCGTCGGCGTCGGCTATGCTCTGTTCTATACCCCGCTGGGCCTTGCGGTGCGCATGGTCGGCGAAAACCCCATGGCCGCCGAGGCGCAGGGGCTGAACGTGCACCTGGTGCGGACGGGGGCGGTGGTTTTCGGCAGCGCCCTGATGGCGGTGGGCGGGACCTTCCTGACCCTGTCGGCCTTCGACGCCTTTTACATCGGCATGACCAACGGCCGCGGCTGGATCTGCGTGGCGCTGGTGGTGTTCGCCTCGTGGCGGCCGGGCAAGGCGCTGCTCGGGGCGCTGCTGTTCGCCACCTTCGACGCGATCCAGATGCGGGTGCAGCAGCAGGCGACCTCCGCCATCCCCTACCAGTTCTACTTGATGGCCCCCTACGTGCTGAGTATCCTGGCGCTGATCATCATGTCGCGGCGGGCCGCCTACCCCAAGGCCCTGCTGGTCCCCTTCCGGCGCGGGGAGCGCTAG
- a CDS encoding amidohydrolase family protein, producing the protein MLDLIVRQANIFGKPVAQDIACQSGRIVEVAPRIEGQATREIDAAGRLVTPPFVDSHFHMDATLSLLGQARRNESGTLLEGIAMWGEFKPGQSAERIKERALKLLRWSVARGVLAVRTHVDICDPSLQAVQVLLEVREQMRPYLDMQLVAFPQDGYLRDPAAREQMKRALDLGVDVVGGIPHFERTMAEGAESVRLLCELAAERGLLVDMHCDESDDPMSRHVESLACQTTRLGLQGRVTGSHLTSMHSMDNYYVSKLLPLMAEARLNAVCNPLVNMVLQGRHDSYPKRRGLTRVPELLAAGVNVSLGHDDILDPWYPLGSHDMLEVAHMGVHALHMSGAGQIEQLFEAVTSNAARTLQLEGYGLEPGCRADLVVLQAADPVEAIRLKAPRLEVVRAGRVIAQTPPVVSRVMLGGQESRVDFTLGSLGD; encoded by the coding sequence ATGCTCGATCTGATCGTCCGTCAAGCCAATATTTTCGGCAAACCGGTTGCGCAGGACATCGCCTGTCAAAGCGGCCGCATCGTCGAGGTCGCCCCGCGCATCGAAGGGCAGGCCACCCGCGAGATCGATGCCGCGGGGCGGCTGGTGACGCCTCCCTTCGTCGACAGTCATTTTCACATGGACGCCACCCTGTCGCTGCTTGGCCAGGCGCGGCGCAACGAAAGCGGAACCCTGCTCGAGGGGATCGCCATGTGGGGGGAATTCAAGCCCGGGCAGAGCGCCGAGCGCATCAAGGAGCGGGCCCTGAAGCTGCTGCGCTGGTCGGTGGCCCGGGGGGTGCTGGCGGTGCGGACTCACGTGGACATCTGTGACCCGAGCCTGCAGGCGGTCCAGGTCCTGCTCGAGGTCAGGGAGCAGATGCGCCCCTACCTCGACATGCAGCTGGTCGCCTTTCCGCAGGACGGTTACCTGCGCGACCCGGCCGCCCGCGAGCAGATGAAGCGGGCCCTGGACCTGGGGGTCGATGTGGTCGGCGGCATCCCGCACTTCGAGCGCACCATGGCCGAAGGAGCCGAATCGGTGCGCCTGCTCTGCGAACTGGCGGCCGAACGGGGCCTGCTGGTCGACATGCACTGCGACGAGTCGGACGATCCCATGTCACGGCACGTGGAGAGCCTCGCCTGCCAGACCACCCGGCTCGGGCTGCAGGGGCGGGTGACCGGTTCGCACCTGACCTCCATGCATTCGATGGACAATTACTACGTCAGCAAGCTGCTGCCGCTGATGGCCGAAGCCCGGCTCAACGCGGTCTGCAACCCGCTGGTCAACATGGTGCTGCAGGGGCGCCACGACAGCTACCCCAAGCGCCGCGGCCTCACCCGGGTGCCGGAACTGCTGGCCGCCGGCGTCAACGTCAGCCTGGGCCACGACGACATCCTCGACCCCTGGTATCCGCTGGGGAGCCACGACATGCTCGAGGTCGCCCATATGGGGGTGCATGCCCTGCATATGAGCGGGGCCGGCCAGATCGAGCAGCTGTTCGAGGCGGTGACCTCCAATGCCGCCCGAACCCTGCAGCTGGAGGGGTATGGGCTTGAGCCCGGCTGTCGGGCCGACCTGGTCGTGCTTCAGGCCGCCGATCCCGTTGAAGCCATTCGCCTGAAAGCGCCGCGGCTTGAGGTTGTACGCGCCGGCCGCGTCATCGCCCAGACGCCGCCGGTGGTATCGCGGGTTATGCTGGGAGGGCAGGAATCCCGGGTCGATTTTACCCTCGGATCCCTGGGCGACTGA